A stretch of Rhinoderma darwinii isolate aRhiDar2 chromosome 4, aRhiDar2.hap1, whole genome shotgun sequence DNA encodes these proteins:
- the LOC142760735 gene encoding sialidase-4-like: MGSRHIPARTVLFEREKNGVTYRVPALLYIPRWSTLLAFAEERLSADDAHANLLVLRRGKLYHSYVEWEDMFAVERAHLPGHRSMNPCPIYDDFTGQIFLFFIAVLGRTTESYQIITGHNLARLCYVTSSDQGRTWSDVTDLTQKVIGESLKEWATFALGPGHGIQLKSGCLLLPAYTYHIDCRNCFGKLCQTTPRAFAFRSNDHGKTWTFGDLVPNLQTVECQLVSVDEEDGSNVLYCNARSSLGFRVQALSSDNGIVFQQGQLVEKLVETPSGCHGSVIGFPAPLQFSSRLNVKNMLSWLAKTSKIRTKRVHQLFQKGGSSLEHYQLNRHSNICKLMDHMQTKGKTSGISSRENRVQSLSESTDIKVQNSIFRTDYQFQLPTWVLYSHPTSTQRRVNLGVYLSPYPKDADSWTSPWIIYEGPSAYSDLAYIELRSGELEAMEAAPLVLFGCLYENGITSPYEQISFSMFTLYEVIQNLPPNPALLHPSLKSDGGRGMCSTS, from the exons ATGGGGTCCCGTCATATTCCTGCTCGCACAGTTCTTTTTGAGAGAGAGAAGAATGGCGTGACATACCGTGTTCCAGCACTCCTCTACATTCCACGCTGGTCGACTTTGTTGGCATTTGCAGAAGAGAGGCTTAGCGCTGATGATGCCCATGCTAATCTACTTGTATTACGTCGTGGTAAACTTTACCACAGCTATGTGGAG TGGGAGGATAtgtttgcagtggaaagagcCCACTTGCCTGGACACCGCTCAATGAACCCTTGTCCGATCTATGACGACTTTACAGGACAGATCTTCCTTTTCTTCATTGCTGTCCTGGGCAGGACCACAGAATCCTATCAGATCATTACTGGCCATAATCTAGCAAGACTGTGTTATGTAACAAGTTCAGACCAAGGCAGGACGTGGAGTGATGTCACGGATTTGACTCAGAAGGTTATCGGAGAATCACTAAAAG AGTGGGCAACCTTTGCCTTGGGACCAGGACATGGTATCCAGCTGAAATCTGGTTGTCTCCTTTTACCTGCTTACACCTATCACATAGATTGCAGAAACTGCTTTGGAAAGCTTTGTCAAACTACGCCACGAGCATTTGCCTTTCGTAGCAATGATCATGGAAAGACTTGGACATTTGGAGATCTAGTCCCAAACCTGCAAACAGTAGAGTGCCAGTTGGTGTCAGTGGATGAGGAAGATGGCAGCAATGTCTTGTATTGCAACGCCAGAAGCTCTTTAGGATTCAGAGTGCAAGCTCTGAGTTCTGATAATGGTATTGTCTTCCAGCAAGGGCAACTAGTGGAGAAATTGGTTGAAACACCAAGTGGATGCCATGGGAGTGTCATTGGTTTTCCTGCTCCACTACAATTTTCCTCGAGACTTAATGTTAAAAATATGCTGTCATGGCTAGCTAAAACATCAAAGATAAGAACAAAGAGAGTACATCAGCTATTTCAGAAAGGTGGAAGCAGTCTAGAACATTATCAATTAAACAGACATAGTAATATCTGTAAATTAATGGATCACATGCAGACAAAAGGGAAGACATCTGGCATAAGCAGTAGGGAAAATAGGGTACAATCATTATCTGAGTCAACAGACATAAAAGTACAAAATAGTATTTTTAGGACTGACTACCAATTCCAGTTGCCTACTTGGGTCTTGTACTCCCACCCAACCAGCACTCAGAGACGTGTGAATCTGGGTGTTTACCTCAGCCCATACCCTAAAGACGCTGACAGCTGGACAAGCCCTTGGATTATCTATGAAGGACCCAGCGCCTACTCTGACCTAGCATATATAGAGCTACGTTCTGGTGAACTTGAAGCAATGGAGGCTGCACCATTAGTTCTCTTTGGTTGTCTTTATGAAAATGGTATAACTTCTCCCTATGAGCAGATATCATTCAGCATGTTTACACTATATGAAGTCATCCAGAACTTGCCCCCTAATCCTGCCCTCCTACATCCGTCTTTGAAAAGTGATGGTGGAAGAGGAATGTGTTCTACTTCTTAA
- the LOC142760737 gene encoding transmembrane 4 L6 family member 19-like — protein MTAVQKMLLSGISSFVALLGAAISLLTSVAGLFSGPYCLYREDHGATQNWGYPKLKIVNNSSVSMAPAMSSWSGACIEPPHIETWHSSFFILLSLSNILQIFLCLSQLVNAMFGVLCGHCDQKK, from the exons ATgacagcagttcaaaaa ATGCTCCTATCTGGTATTTCCTCCTTTGTGGCTTTGCTTGGAGCTGCAATCTCCCTTTTAACTTCTGTAGCTGGATTATTCAGTGGTCCCTACTGCTTGTACCGAGAGGATCATGGAGCAACACAGAATTGGGGTTATCCTAAACTTAAAATTGTAAACAATAG CTCAGTGAGCATGGCACCGGCCATGTCCTCCTGGAGTGGTGCCTGCATTGAACCTCCACACATTGAGACGTGGCATTCCAGTTTCTTCATTCTTCTATCTCTCAGCAATATTTTACAGATCTTTCTGTGTCTCTCCCAGCTTGTTAATGCAATGTTTGGAGTGCTGTGTGGACACTGTGACCAGAAAAAA TGA